In Mustela lutreola isolate mMusLut2 chromosome 16, mMusLut2.pri, whole genome shotgun sequence, the genomic window CCTAATTCTGTCATGTGAGCCCTGGGAGCAGCTGGGGATAAGGGCTCCAAGGACACCCACATCCTCCATAACCTACTTCCTTGCACGGACTTCTCAGTCACCTGGGCCTGAGTTCCCTTCAAATCAAAAGCTTCAGCACAAAGGACCTCACACTCCCCAAAGCACAGAACCTTCCTAAGGAAAAGAGACACCCCAAGAGAGGAGACCATCCAGACTGACCATATCAGGCCTGACCAGAGGGTGCATGTCCATGGGTATTTCCTCACCTGGCTCACTTCCCTCAGCCACCCCAGGAAAATCGGAGACTCTGTGTGGAATATTCTTTTCCTCCACCGGTGTTCCGTGGACAGAGACACCTCTCTGAGAGAAATATCTTCAGACCCTTCCCCACTCAGCTCACTAGGTCACTGCTCAGTTCTGCGTCTGTATCTGTTTATCCTAACAGACCCATGAGTTCTCTGCATCAGAGAACAGCCCTGAGACTCAGAGGCAGAGGAATAGATCCAAAGGCTAAGGAGATTGGAGTGGGGTGTGGACTTGTCATTTAAGACCTGCTTGCCCACACTTTGGAGGATCCAGaagacacatttttctctttcatgactGTGAAGTATACATTTATAAGGGAGTCTCAGCACACCTGAAGAGCTCTGCGACTGCTCTTCTCTGTAGGTCAGAAAGTACAGTGGGAGCTGCTGCCACTGAACAGGGAAACCTAAATTCAATGGAGGTAACTGGATCCTGGAGTAGCAGGGACAAGAGGCCACACTTAATCATCAAAAGCAAGCTGGGCCATGGTCACCCTCATGAACAGCAGATCCAAAGCAGCCATCTGAATAGTCTGATTCTTGGAGACCAATGACAATGGCAAGGCATTGGCTAGCTAATCATGGTGTTCGTAGAAATGAAATAGACAGGAAGCTACTATATTCTTACTTGGTCTGTATAAGTAGAAGAGTTCTAGGTCAAGTGAACAAAAGTCTATCTTGAATCATAGCAACCAAGTTTTATGGCTTCTCAGTCAATTCCCAGACTTGAGGCAGTTTAAGGAGCCAGAATCCCTTGAATAAATGAGAAGCCAGGTCCCCTTGAGGAAGGACCCAGTACACTGCTAAAAATTTATACTCTTAACTTTTCTCCAAGCCTTCCCAGAGGGACCTGTGACCTTTACCAAGTTGATGGTCGCTGGGGAAAAGCAAATAGCTCTTTGGGGCACCACTAGACAGGGGCTCTAAACTAGGGACCAAAATGTCACAGTGTCCCACCAATTAGAGGAGGAGTTTATGGAGCTCAGGTGGCCAATGGACTCTGAGCTCAGGTCCATCTCACAGTGAGcctgggcaggcagggaggggcggTATCCCTGAACGAATCCTATGGTTATCTCCCCGTTTGGTGTAAGTGGAATAGTCATACTCAACAGCTAGCAGAATCCCTACATTGGTTCCCTGCCCTATAGACCAAGGACTATTACTTGGGAAAGGCCAAGTGGAAAACACTAGAACTGCCTCTACTTAGTAAAATGGTAAACTGAGCAATACCACATTCCTGGAGGGACCAGAGAGATTAGTGCAGCATCAAGGACTTGAAGGATACAGGGGTCTTGGAGAGTGACAATGGATTATCCCAAGCTTAACCAGGTGGTGACTCTAATTGCAGCTGGTATGTGTTGTACCAGATGTGGTTTCCTTGCTTGAGCAAATTATCACCTCCCATGGCGCCTGGTATGAATCTATCCATCTGGCAAATACTTCTTCCTCCATACCTGATAGTAAAGACCCACTGGAGTCAGTTTACTTTCAGCTGGCAAGGCCAGGAATGCACCTTCACCGTCCCGTCCCAGGGGCACAACAACTTCCCAGCCCTGAGTCATAATTTAGTTCATAGGGATCTTGATTGCCTTTCCCTCTCACAAGCCATCACTCCGGCCTATTGCATTGATGACATTATACTAACTGCGCCCAGTGAGCAAAGAAGTAGCGGTGACCCTAGACTTCCAGGTAAGGCATTTCTATGCCAATACaagggaaataaacaaaaattcaggGGCTGTCTACCTCCATGAAATTTCTAGGGGTCCAGGGGTGAGGGGCATATCGATCTCTTCTAAAGTGAAGGATCAGTTGCTGCATCCTGCCCTTCAAACCACCCAAAACCAAAGCAACACCAAGTGAGCCTCTTTGGATTTCAAGACAATGTGCTCCCTGTTTAGGTAGGTGTGCTACTCTGGCTCATTTACCAAGTGACCCAAAAAGCTGCTAGTTTTGAGTGgtgccaagaaaaaaagaaggctttGCTGCAGGTCACCCTCTGTGCAAATTGCTCTGCCATTTGGGCTAGAGAGCCCAGCAGGTCCAGCGGTGctggaggtggtgggggtggcCAGGTTTGGTGTCTGGAGCCCTTAGCAGGCCCACAGAACTGAGTCACAGGGCAGGCCCTTAGGATTGTGATGCAAAATCTTGCTGTACTTTTGGGAGACAGCTTTTGGCTTGCCACTGGCCACCCAGTTGCCATGTGATCTGGGTGGCCTATGTGCTGGGGCAAAGGAAATATACACAGGCCCTTTGGACGCTGCTAGACACAAGCTCTGCACTGACCCTAATTCCATCATGGACTGGGAGACACACCAGGCCCTACAGCCAGGCATACAGAGCAGCACTCCATCATCAAATGGAAGTGGGAAATGAGATGATCAAGCTTGGCCAGGATCTGAAGGCACATAGTATGTGAAGACATGGCCCAGATGCCCACACTCCCCACTCCTGCAGCACTGCCTTCTCTCTCCCAGCCACATCTGTGGCCTCATGGCGAGCCATCTATGATCAGTTGATGGAGGAAGAGAAACCTCAGGCCTGGTTTACAGATGGTTCTGCATGCCAGGCAGACACCACTCCAAAGTGGACAGCTCCAGCATGGCAGCCCCTTTCTGGAACATTCCTGATGGTCAGGGTGAAGGGAAATCCTCTCGGTGGGGAGAGCTTCAGGAAGTGCACCTGTTGTTCATTGTGCTTGGAAGGAGACATGGCCTGGGTATGGTTGTGTACCGACTCACGGCTGTGGCTGATGATCTGGTTGCATGGTCAGACACTTGGAAGGAACATGGTTGGAAAATCGGTGACAAGGAGGTCTGGGGAGAAGGTATGTGGATAGACCTTTCTGAATGCTCACCATGCACTTCAGCATGGGAAGATTTTAATACTTAAGTGGATTGGTGGTCTGTTCTGTGGCTATCAATCAGTCAGCCTCTTTCCCTAGCCAACCTGTtattccctgggtggctcatgaacAAAGTGGCCACAGTGGGGGTGGTTTATGCACTGGCTTAGCATTATGAACTTCAGCTCACCAAGGCCAACCTAGCTATGGCCACCACGGAGTGCTCCATCTGCCAGCTCAGAGACCAATGCTGGGTCCCTGGTATGGCCCCATTCCCCAGGGTGACCAGACAGCTGTCTGCTGGCAGGTTGATGACAGACCATTTCCAGGATGGAAGGAGCACTGTTTTGTTCTTACTGGATGGATACTCACTCTGGATACAGATTTGCCTTCCCTACACACAAAGCTCCTGACGAAAAGACCATCCATGGGTTCACAGAATGCTTTCTCAATTCCCACAGCATTCCACACAGCACTGCTTCTGATCAAGGGACTCACTtcagagcaaataaaatacagcaGTGTGTGCACGCATTCATCATAATCCTGAAGCAGCTGTCTTGAGGGAAAAGTGGGGCTGGCCTTTTGGACACTCAGTGACAGCACCAGCTAGTGTTGGAGGGAAGGACTCCAGGAGGCTCTACATGCTCTGAGTCTACATCGAGTCTGTGTGGTTTCTCCCACAGCCAGGATTCTCATGTCTAAGAATTGAGGGCTAGAAATAAGAGTGGTACCGCTCACTATACCTCTCGTGATCCACCGGCAAAATGTCGTTTCCCATCCCTGTGGCATTATGTGCTGCTGACCTTGAAGTTAGTTCCAAAGGGAGGAATATTTCTACCAGGAGATACAATGATTCTATTGACACATCACTCCAGGCCATCCAGAGAGTGCAGTGCCTAGCAGAATGGTGATCTCAGCTTCACCTCTCTCCGCCCACACATGATGGCTAGTGAGCCCAGAGACTGTGAGGCCCCAACGACCTCAGGAGCAGCTGCCTTGAGCAGGAGTAGATGGGGCCACTGGCTGAGGCCAGCCACAGAGGACCAGAGAGAAGGTGGTGCAGGACAGAAATCccagggatggggatggggaagggggagagaggaacaCAGGCCTTAAGGTGGGGGTACTCCTAGGTGCTGGGTGAGACTGTGAGTGTAAAGTCATTTCAGTATTGTGAGGCCCAGGAGGCTCACAATGATGAATAGGAGAGAAGGAGTCCCCACCTCACCGGGTGCGGGGACACAGAGAGGTGTGGTGCTGTGTGTTCCCAGGTCGAGGACCCTGTGctgattccaggtcctgggagtGAGAAGGAAAGTTAACTTACccatcttcctccctctgccctcttgaCACAAACCTTCCCTTCCTGAtgcacccagctccctgctcctcctccttctccccacagACCCACCACCCAGCATCCCAGCCACACAAATCACTGCCGCTCAGGGACACACACAGTATAACTTAACTGGAGACAACACACATTGATACACGTTCCTGGACATCAGAGTTTGGTGACAATTTACTGAGGGAAGAGGCAGGGACAATGTACTTACAACAGCAGACACTGGGACTCACAGAGCTGGAATATGATGGAGTATTAACACGATATGTGATCCATGTGAAATATCCACAGATGGATGTTGAATAAACATgaagaatgggggcgcctgggtggctcagtgggttaaagcctctgccttcggctcgggtcatgatcccagggtcctgggatcaaggcccacatcgggttctctgctcggcggggagcctgcttcctcctctctctctgcctgcctctctgcctacttgtgatctctgtctgtcaaataaataaattttttaaaaaacaacaaaaacatgaagAATGGCTTGGCACCCTGACTTGGTCTTCTACGTTTCCCTCTTTGTCCACCAGATGGCGGTAGAGTTGCGCCGCCGCCAGGAGCCTTCCTCAGCCTGCCCACACCCAGCAGGGTCTGACCCTCCCCAGGCTCACTCACTCACAGTCCTCCTggctccccaggctccccaggctccccacacTGGACTCTGTCAGCACCTCTGGCCAACCAGGCATCTGCCCACTGTGGACAGCTCGTCCCTCCACACCCTCTGTCTTTCAAGGGGCGAAGGTCCACTCATGCTTCCAGTCTCAGCCAAAAGGTCACTTTCTCAGGAATGCTCCATGGGACCCCCCCATCAGCTAAGACCCCCTGACATGTTCCAGATGCGCCAGATACTTTCGCTTCCTGGcccttctctttttgataattgACCCCTCAGTGCCATGATTTTCTAGTGCTGCTGGCCCTGGTACAGGGTAAACCCCATGAGTCCAGGGCCCACATTTGTCCTGTTTTCTGTGGAGTTCCCCGGATCCAGCCCAGGCCTGACACATCACAGATGCTCAGTAAGTACTCGTTGAAGGCATGAGGGAAAGTACACAATGTCCCCCCATGTGAACCTGGGGTTAGAGCCTCTTCCCTGCAGACTGAGGCCACTGGCATCAGCATGGGAGGAGGCCAGCACGTGCCTGAAGCTGCCCCTGTAAGCTGCCGGGCCTTTACCCCTCCTAGATtcaggaggaaggacaggggccTCCTACAGTTAGAGGTCAGACCCCCATTCATTCCCACAACATGGACACCCCCTCCCATCTGGATCTTGTGAATGACTTCTCCCTTGGAAGGCCTGGCTGGGCAGCCtgtgtccttcctcttctctcagaGATCTGACCTCGCACAAATTCTGGATCACAAACCCAGATGTGGTTACTACCAGGGGAGTTCTGAGTCCCACCCTGACCTCCAAAGACATCAGGAGTTGACTCCTCCTCACCCCTGGTCTGTGGGGACACCTGCTATGACTCCCTGAAGATTTCTCAGTAGCTCAAGTTGTCCTGGGGAACAAGGAGGAACTTCCCAGGCAGGTGAGACAGGAGAACCCAGCATTTGCCCGCTTTTCCCCCCGGGGCTGAGTCTCTGGGTAGGGGCACCCCAGCTCCTAGTTCCTGTGGAGAGACCTAGAGCAGAGGAGAGATAGGGACACAGATGGCTCCCCTCCCTGTTGTGATGGGGAGACAGGACATTGTGGGGTCCAGCCCCCAGGCTGGCACCTTTTCCCCAAAGGCTCAAGAGACCTCTACGAGGTCATTCCTTGAAATCTCGAGGACAGAGAGCTCCTGCTGAGGGAGAAAATCCCTCTGGGTGGACAATTCTCCTGACACAAGAGCAGGAATCTTCTAGACTGTGTCTGTATTCTCCCTGGACTCATGctgccctgggatggagtcagaCAGTCTAGGACCCACAGGGACCAGGACCCGGCCCGACAGTCACTCACCTCTGCCCAGAGCTCAGGGACCCTCATCCTTTGGAGCCTGGTCAGCAGCCCTCATGCTGCCCCCAGACTTGCGTCCAGGGAACAACATAGAGACATGCAGGCAACACACAGGACATTAAACCCTGAAGGTGGTTTTGgctgagggggaggaggagcctgGTTTCCATCTCTTTCTCCCACAGACCCTTCTGGGTCCCTCCCACATGCCCGTTCTGTACTGACCACTCCTTCTAGGGCCCTAGGAGCACCCTGATCTGTCAGGGGTCCCTATGCAGCTCCTATTCCCTGCTTGGCACCACCCATGGGGGAAGCAGGGTGACCACAGGAAGGTTCCCAGACAGAGGACACAGACTGCCCAGGACGCTCAAGAGTACACGGACTGTCTCTGGGCCACAGTTCAGCCAatggacacagagagggagggtcTCCTCGAAACATTTCCAGGAGCCCCAGCTGCCTGACCTCCCACCATCTCTTCTCTTCCCAGGACACACAGGAAACCCCTTCGCACCTGGGAATGGAGCTCCTGAGACACCTGGTCCTGGGTGTCTGTCCCTGGAAGCAGAGACCAGACTGTAGACAACCAAGGATGGACCATGGGTCCCTCACCTGTCATCATCCAGCCTGTCCCTTTCTCCCCCAGAGTCATCTCTGAAACCTGGCTGCCAGGAGTCAGTCCAACCTCCCCAGAGTCTGTGAGAGCACTGGTGAGACCAGTGCCCAGCTGGCCTTCTCTGTTACGAAGGAAAATAATCCTCGGTATCTGGGGACCCTAGGACTCTGTGTGTGGTGCCCACAGACTCAAGGCCAGGACACAGCAGGGGAGTGGAGAAAAGGGCCATCCTCTAAGAGAACTGGGTCCCCCTCAGTCTTGCTATTCAGAGTGTGTTTCCCAGGCCAGGTTggtcagcatcacctgggagcttggtAGAGGCAGACTCTGGGGTTCACTCCACACCCGCTGAGTCAGACTCTGCATTTTCACAGGATCTGCAGACCCTCCatgggcaggaaggggcagaggcggCCGCACCCCCCACATCATGGGGTCTCAGCCTGGCTGGGCATCTGCTGAAGCAGCATTTCTAGGTGTCCCGTGGGCATTCACAGTCTTGATACAGTTCCACAGGTGATTCTAGTGCACAGTGTGGGTGACATCTCAGTGACAGGAGTTCCTGAGGCAGCCCCCAGGCTTCTGCTCCGAAGGGGAAAGCCGCAAGGGGAGGACAGAGGGCTGTGGGGGTGCTGTCCCTGTACCTTAACCCCAAGCTGTGTGGGTCACTGGACCCCAACGCGACAGGCTTGTGCTTGTCCAAACAAGGGCATGTGGGCGTTCTCCCATATGCTGGGAAATCACAGCTGAAGAGGGAGAGGCCTCAGCCGTTCCCAGAGAACTCCTAAAAGTAGACAGAAAtgaaaggggaagaaggggacaagggagtggggaaggaggtgaggggAGGGGATCTAGCAGTTACCCCGCCCTGGCTCACGTGACCCGGCCCTGTGTCCCTGCCCCCCAGAGGAAGATCAGCtcagaagcaggaaggaaggcagagctgACACGTTGGGACAGCAGTGCTCCAAGCATTTCTGAAGCAGAGGCTCTTCtcacagagggagggacagagtgggCAGCAGGTACCATGAAGCCCACTTCAGCCCCTCCCCAAGGAGGACGGGTTCCCTGGCAGGACCTCCTGCTGGCAGGTGAGAGGGTCAATTCCctgggagggggcagcaggctaaGAGAGAGAGGCTGGCTGGGGTCTCCAGGGGGGACAGGACGCTGAGAGGGGACAGAGGAGCAGGGCAGGACTTGGGGAGCCGCTCAGCGATAGGACTGTCTCATGATCTGGAAGTGGTGAGCCAAGGGCTGTTTCCCAAGTACTGAGGACTGAAGTTTGAAAACGTATGATAACAATAACCCTACTGGGGTCCCTATTAGGGACCCTAAGAGCTGTCCCTTCCTACCAACCTGAGATCTTGACAAATGCCAGACTTGGAGGGCCCTGGGGACACATTCATTCAGCCCCAGGTATTTGCCACCTGCCCTACCACCAGGGTATAGCACAGATCAGACGAGTCTCTGCCCTCCCCGAGCTCACTTCTGTGGGGACGAAGACAGACACTCAGAGACGTCTAGAATGTGAGGTCAGGTACTGACAAGTGTCATGACGGGAACAGAACAGGGAAAGGTCAGGATGTAGAGACAGAGGGTCTTCAGAGGAGGCAGTCAGGGCAGGCCTCTCCTGAGGAACCCCTGAGCCGTGAGCAGGTATCTGAGGGCATTGAGGGAGTGAGCGACAGACATGGGAGGAAATTGTTCCAAACAGAGGAATTAAGTTCAGAGGTGAAGCAGTGCAGTCATGCCGCTGACCTTGACCAGCAgagacacatacagacacacagatacCCGTGCACGCTCACTCACACACCCCCCGAGGCTGGGGGATGAGGACCTCCTCCGTCTGCAGGGCCCCAGCTTTCCCTCCGACACCTAGGTCCAGACCCTGATCCGTCTGCTCCCTTCCTTCCTAGTCTCGCTCTTAACCCTCTGGAACCCGCCCACCACTGCCCAAGTCACTGTGGAGTCCGTGCCGCCCAGTGCTACTGAAGGGAAGGACGTCCTTCTGCAAGTCCACAATCTGCCTAGGGACACTGGACGCTTCAACTGGTACAAAGGGGCCACAACTGAGGAGAACCTTCGTATTGTATCATATATATTAGATACACAAAAAACTGTTAAAGGACCTGCACACAGCGGCAGAGAGACAGTGTACCCCAATGGATCCCTGCTGTTCCAGAACATCACCCTGAATGACACAGGAGTCTACACCCTACAAATCATAAATAGAACTTATGAAACGGTACAAGTAACTGGACAGCTCCATGTATCTGGTGAGTAATTCCCTCTCACCTCTGGTGCTGAGTGGGGTGAATTCTACTTCACACATAGGATGACAGGCCGGGACTGGGCCTCCATCCCCCTCTGCATTATGTCCCATGTTGGGAGGAGGGTTCCAGCATTTAGTGCAGGACACACAGTGGAGACTAACTTCCTAAGACTGGAATTCCTTTCCTGGAATCCAGACTCTGGAATCATCCGAGAAAGAACCTGCAGGGTCCAGCCAGGGCCAACCTGAGGGGCCCCCTGGGATCGTCACTAGAGCTCGGCCCAGAATTCCCCTGCCCAGACTCCTGTCTCAGGGCTCCTGACTCCAGTGACTATGGGGGTTCCGTGACAGGCTTGGGTTTTGCCTTCCTGGCATGGCTGACTGGGAGCAATGATTTCCCAGCTGCCCGAGCCGGTCACCATCGAGGGCTCGGTACCAAGAGCCGCATCTGGGGAGCGGCAGAGCCTGGTCCTTCACCTGTGAGTTGGGGTGGAAAACAGATAGCGAAGGTCCCTGGGCTTATTGTATGATGGCCCTGGCGGGATAGGAGACCCCAGGGGAAGGTCAGTGCCcccagggaggaacagaggagagaaggtGCTCCTGGCAGCAACTCTCATACCAGGGATCAGGCCCAGGGAGCTGTCTCTCATGCAGGCAAGTAACAGCTGTTTATGGGGCAGCTCCTCTCTACCAAGCCTTAGGTGAGGTAATTGTGAAAGGTTAATAACAGACGACATGGCAACCCTGAGACCACTTACTTGATTTTAttgaggggaaactgaggcatggggcaATGCAGACAACTGAATCAGAGTCACACAGGCAGATCACAATACTACAAGGTCTGTCTGTAGCCACAGCCCTTCTCCACCCAGGTGGCCTTAGTAAGCATCTATGGACCCTAAGACCAGCTATTGGATCAGACGTTTCTTCTTAGGGATCCACAGCTCAAGGTAGATTTTCTGGTCTGGGAAGTGAGAGCAAGCAGAGAATTAATGTTTTTAGTCAAGAACTAAATAACCTTCAACAATGATCAGAGTCAGTGCGGGGAACGCCCAGGCCTCCCCTTAGGTGGCCAATCCACAGCTCTCTGCATTGGACTTGGAATCACTTACTTTTTCCTGATGTGCTGATATTATCCCACTGGAGTATAAGGGAAAGgactctgcctgctcctcccaaCTGTGTACCCCTAACCGGCACAGGGCCCAACAAATCAACTGCTCTTTaatgaaggaggaaaggaatGGATGAATGATTCATAATCTCTTCAGAGTCTGGTCCCTGGATGCAGAATTCTAGGAGGTTCTAGACATACctgctccctgtccctccctccctcatgtTCTGTGAGACCCATGTTCTCTGACCACCAGCCCCTCAGGCCACTCCCAGAGAGTCTCATGATGACTCTGGTGTTGCTCAGCCATGGGAGGATCCCATCCCTGGGTCAGCTGTGGGCTCTCAATGCCTGGAGTCTATGGAGTCACTTGTAACCCTCACTGCTCACAGCCTGGAACATTTCTGGTGCTCTGCTCTATCCATGTTCctaatcttcctcctcctccttcccagctgGGACTACCCCTGCTCTGCACACTCTTCTTTACCCCCTTCCCTGGATTCTTCTACTAACACTTGTGGCTAGGCCTACCCTCCCAGGCAATAGTAAAGGTCACAGAAATCAGTCAGAGCAGCAGGCTCTGCTGGGCTCCATCTGGAGCCAGTTTCCCCAGTTCACCAGGAGAGTGAGCTTTCGCTGTGCCCTCATCCAGGGCTCTTTCCCTCCATGACGGCAACAAGTGGGACACACCACATAACAGGGACCTGTGACCCCTTGATCTACTCTCTACATGACTCCACCAGAGCATCAAAGGCAGAAGGGGCAGGTCTGCACTCCCCAAAACTCATGGGCTCATTTCATGTCTTTACTCCTGATTCATATCCTCATCCTGACAAGACTCTCGTTCTTCCCAGTGGCTCCCCAGACCCTCCCACAGTGGGACTGGCCAAACACTGCTCCATCTGACTAGTCCATTgccttttacacacacacacacacacacacacacacacacacacacacacacacaggtgctcCTGAGAACACCTCTACCGCAGGGTGGGGTCCTCTCACATGGTTAGATCTACCAGTCACTGTCCTTTCACTTAGATGCTGCCCAATTTGGATAAATTTGACCAAACTTGTGTTTCCTGAGATCAAAAGAAAGCCACATACAAGCATTGGGTTTCTTCCCATTTTGACTGTAGAAATTAGTGACAAGGACTTTCTTTCCTAAATTTACTAACATAACACGTATCATTTCTACTAATTTGGTATCATTCCTCCCTTTATATAACAGAGGCACCTCAGATCCTTCCTGGATCAATTCTGTTCCTTAACAGGACTCATGTGTCTTTCTCTACCCAGGGAGTTACTGATTTCAAACCCACTATAACATCTTCCTTTGCTCAAAATGTGATCCTGGTAGGACCGCAGAACTTGGTCTACAACATACATCTGTCTCATAACTGTGTTTGTAAATGGTCCATGAAGGCCAGATAtccttacccccacccccacctcacctccCACCATTCACCCCTTCTGCATTTGAAAATAGCCGCTTGTATTTCAGGAAAGATGAGCATCGTCCTCACTGGCTTCTGCAGTGAGAAAAGAGACTTTAAAGACCAAGGGCAGAGCACACAGTTCTCTGCCAAAGCCAGTCAGGCCCCGCTTGTCCCCCTGACTCTTTTCTGGATCATTTCTAGTCTTGACTCTGCTCCACCAGTGTCTCAGGTCAGTCACTGTGGAACACCTGGGGAGACCTGCCCTACTTCGTGGCCCTGCAGCCTGGGTGCTGACCTGCCCTCTGAGCTTGCCCCTGGTGTCCCCAGGTATTACTTCTGCTGAAATACTCCCTTCCAGGCCATGCTGCCCAGTGTTCTCCGGGCTTATGAGCTCTGGGAAGGCCCATCATGACCCATCTCTAGGACAACCCTGGAAAACAAGGCCTCAGGGGAAAAACACGTGTAGGCTGACTGGTGGAGGTCTGTGCCGTAGAAAGGGCCTCAGCACCTGCACTTTCCAGGTGAGGCATCTGAGGCTGGTCAGTCAGGGAAGAGCCAGGAGAGGTCCAGGGTGCTCTCTGACTTCCTGTCCTGTGTCTTTCACAACCAAACTCTGATGCTTCTTTAACCTGAGAgagcctgtgcttgctcttggaCAAACAGCAGGCGGCCTGTGTTCTCTGAGGCTCAGATCCTCATGCATTTGTCTTGAGAAACAAAGACCTGCCTTATTCTTTGAAGAACTCCGGTTGGCTAAGAGGTGAGAGATGCCAACTCTGATTCAAGATGCCTGTGGAGGAACCACAGGTACCACCCAGGGCAATGTTCTTTCTGTTGTCTGCGCAGCGGAGTTACCCAAACCCCACATCACAAGCAACAACTCCAACCCCGTGGAGAATGTGGATTCTGTGCTATTAACCTGTGAACCTCAGACTCAGAACACGAGCTACCTGTGGTCAGTAAGCAATAAGAGCCTCCCGGCCAGCACCAGGCTGGAGCTGTCCCTGGACAACAGGACTCTCACTATACATGGTGTCACAAGGGATGACACAGGACCCTATGTGTGTGCAACTTGGAACCCAGTGAGTGACGGTCGTAGTGACCCATTCACCCTGAATGTTCTCTGTGAGTAGCTTCCGTTCCTCCCAAACCCGGGCTGCCAACCCAAATCCACACAGCTAGGGGCCAGGCCACATCCATCCTTCTGGGGTCCAAGTCCATGACTCTCAGCTGGACCCCTAGGCTGGCCacgacttcttgtcccaggcaaACCTGGG contains:
- the LOC131817999 gene encoding carcinoembryonic antigen-related cell adhesion molecule 1-like isoform X5; translation: MKPTSAPPQGGRVPWQDLLLAVSLLTLWNPPTTAQVTVESVPPSATEGKDVLLQVHNLPRDTGRFNWYKGATTEENLRIVSYILDTQKTVKGPAHSGRETVYPNGSLLFQNITLNDTGVYTLQIINRTYETVQVTGQLHVSAELPKPHITSNNSNPVENVDSVLLTCEPQTQNTSYLWSVSNKSLPASTRLELSLDNRTLTIHGVTRDDTGPYVCATWNPVSDGRSDPFTLNVLYGPDAPTISPSDSYYHPGANLNLSCHAASNPPAQYSWLINGRPQTNTQELFIPNITANDSGSYTCLASNSDTRLNKTTVKIITVSEPLAQPSLHASNTTLTEDDSVFLTCSTNNTGVSIRWLFDGQSLKLTERMTLSQDNSTLTIHPVRKEDAGNYQCEVSNPGDSSKSDPVRLVVKGALTQLNPGLAPGVIAGIVIGVLAGVAVIVTLVYFLFIRKTGGSGPL
- the LOC131817999 gene encoding carcinoembryonic antigen-related cell adhesion molecule 1-like isoform X4 — protein: MKPTSAPPQGGRVPWQDLLLAVSLLTLWNPPTTAQVTVESVPPSATEGKDVLLQVHNLPRDTGRFNWYKGATTEENLRIVSYILDTQKTVKGPAHSGRETVYPNGSLLFQNITLNDTGVYTLQIINRTYETVQVTGQLHVSAELPKPHITSNNSNPVENVDSVLLTCEPQTQNTSYLWSVSNKSLPASTRLELSLDNRTLTIHGVTRDDTGPYVCATWNPVSDGRSDPFTLNVLYGPDAPTISPSDSYYHPGANLNLSCHAASNPPAQYSWLINGRPQTNTQELFIPNITANDSGSYTCLASNSDTRLNKTTVKIITVSEPLAQPSLHASNTTLTEDDSVFLTCSTNNTGVSIRWLFDGQSLKLTERMTLSQDNSTLTIHPVRKEDAGNYQCEVSNPGDSSKSDPVRLVVKGALTQLNPGLAPGVIAGIVIGVLAGVAVIVTLVYFLFIRKTGGVKKLHILP